From the Glycine max cultivar Williams 82 chromosome 11, Glycine_max_v4.0, whole genome shotgun sequence genome, the window CAAATTCCTACAATGTCAAAATTCAATTCCAAAAAGACACTAAAAATCATTGCACCACCAAGTTACAAGGTTGAAGCATAAACTCCATCTAATTTCTGCTCCATTTTGTAACATAAATGAAATGTGATGTGGCATTCAACATTTTGTCCCTCCGTTCTATCCCGTGATCAAATTTTCTTGGAACAAATGCTTTCTCAAATAAAGCATGCATTTCATATTAAATTTCACAAAGGTAAAAGGATAAAGGATACCGGTCAATATATACCTGACTATGAACGGCTTCAATTCCATTATTTCTCATGTTAGATGCCTTCAAGGACATCTTCAGGACAGAATCATGGTCATCGCTTATGAATGCTATCTGAGAGTTTCTCCTGGACATGGGAAAAAAACCTGAGACTTTTTCCTTTGGAAACCCACCTTGGGAACCTTCTATTCCTGTTAACTCAGCATCTGAAACTGTCCTCAAACTCTTACAAATTCTCCGCATGGTACTGGAGAGATTGTCCAATAAAAGTTCCTGTTCTGAACTCCCTGTCATATTCACAGGCAGAAAGAATTCTAATATGTAATCATCATCATTGGTGTAGGTACTCCTTAGCCTAATTGCAACTGCAGCATTCAAGTTATATTTGCGTGCGTGATGAACAAGGGGATATTCACCAATATCATATGTCTTCACATCAGTATAGAAGAACGGATGATTTGATTGAAGAGCTTTCCCAGCAATACCTTGCCCTTCCTCAAGATGATGTTCAACGCATGCATGAACAAATCCTTCTACAGCTCCATCATTTACATAGCAAGCTGATTCTTCAATACATAGTACACATTTTTCATTAGGACTTGTATGACCCTCTTTGATTCGTATTCTGTCAGTTTCGTTTCTTATTCCCTCACTGTAACAACAGGGAATCCATGTCAGTGCCAGTGGCAATCTATGTGCATGACACACGGCTCGTAACACATCAATTATCTCAGTCAAAGCAGCTCTTTTGTTACTTGATAGACACTGCAGAAAAAGAACCAATCTTATGAGAAGTTCAGTAATTCAGATAAAAACACATCTCAAACACCTCTACTCCATTCATAATTCAGAAAGTTTAGCATTGCCTTTTGAGTGGGGGGAAATCAATATGATAAGTCATCATAATATTGATCATCAATACCTGAGGATGAAGTCGTGGAGGCATAGTAGTCCTTAAATTTACAAGCTGCATAAAGTCATCATAAAGAAGACATTTATCATTAGTACCTTTGATGataacataatttggaaatatctAAAACATAGAAAAAGGTTTCTTTTCAGAGTAATTAGAAAATGGACCCATAATTGACTGATCTGCTTTTGAAACATATTAGCACAATCCTAGAGGTTTCTCAATCAATTAAACCAAAGATACACTTTAAAATAACTCTGTACTAATGAATATAGGATGTGTTTACACAGGATGACTATAGACTAGAATAGATTagtatatatgattttaatggTTCAATTTTTGCAAACTAGTCCTAGTTTGATCACTAGAAATATGACCACATCAtgcacatcctgaaaaaatcTCCTTCTTGCCTAACTGTTCTTCAACTACAGCAAGAGATcaacatcaaataaataaaaaatacaagataCTTTGTCAGACAAGGTAAAAACTTCTCCATGATAACCTTTTTAATAAGACATCCAAATCTCTAATAGAATAACACAGATTTGCCAGACAGAATCAATATAAGAAATTGAAGTATATGCTAGAAgtagcaaaaagaaaaatccaccTGGAGTGCTTGAGAAACAATTTCTAATTCTCTGTCAAAGTTAGGCTTTTCCTTTGTAGTAACTAGTTCCAATACAGCACATGGCACTTGAGAGTGCACATCAGATATAGGAAGAGCAATAGATCCACGAATCTCGTGATTCCTTGCGTGCTCCAACCTTAAGTACTCAGTTTTATTGTAGTAACCAACATTGGAGGTCCATTCAGGAACGTGCGATATAAACACGCGAGCTGGAAGCCCCGGACATGATTGCGTCTTTCCTTCTGCAGAAAATGTAAATGCCCTCGACACTTCACGATACCCTGCAAGCTTTGGATCTAACAAATAAGGTTGTTCACTTGTGCTTAAGATGAATTCATCACCATGCTTTATTGGCACCCAAACTTGTGCCAACATTCCCCCATCAGCTGATTCCAtaaagaaggacaaagccctCAGCATTCTATCATCAAGTGACCTACCTGGTGAACTTGAGATTATGTAATTGCACATGTCTGTGGTATTAACTTCCTGAGATGTGCCAttaggtttttgttttgaatctaAGCTATTTGAATCATTTGCTTCATCTAAGAACCCAAGTTGAAAGTCCATCTGCTGAAATATAATTCTCTCCCCACAACTAGGAGCACTTTCCATATCATTGTGAATTTCACTATCTTCTGTCATAAAGAATGGACCATTTCCATGCTCCACTAAATTCAACACATCAGGTACTGGATATGGCGCCAAGGAAAACGATGAAAACACATTAGCCAAACTCTGATCAGTCATGGATGGGCTATTGCTCCAACCAGCATAGGTATCAAAGTTCATGAGCTCTGAGAAGTTGCTAAACATGTCCTCTGAAGCAGATTTTTTCATTCCACCGTCTACCGATGTTGGTTCCTCCAACTGAGCCCCAGGAGGTGTGCAACAGCTAACTTCCTTTCCCTCAGGGGAAACATGGTCTTCCATGATTAGGTTGGAGAGAAAAATTGAAGTTGAAATTTGACCAATGTTAGAGTTCCTTTGAATTAAACTTTGCACCAGAGGCTTCGTCCTAGTTAACCAACATCCTAAAAGCCTGCAAGATTAACATGCACAATCTCAGCAAAGGCTAGGAATTCaggaaattaaagataaaaaagtcaCACAAAATTCTTTTGGTCacagaaagaaaaataacaatctCAACCACTCAAAcagaaaggaaaacaaattgAATTATAAGATGAATATATAGATTCTTGCAATTCACTGAGCACTGTGTTGAGCTGATTTAAATCCCTGTACATTTTAATCTTCTagagtttaattaaaatacacttTCATTCAATCTCAAtttgtaatatattaattttcactATAAATACTTTAAAAGTCATACCTAAGATGATTTCTGATGAGTTGATAGTGTAAAAAGACtgttcataaaaattaaactcaatctGAAATTCATCTCTGTATTGAACTATCCTCACctcatcattaaaaaaaataacctcACTTAAAATCCTGTGTTTGAAACTTGAGGGGATTGGGATTCAGGATTCAAGAATCATTAGTCCGAAGTCCTCTTTTTAATAAAAGTCTTAATTAGTGGAAAATTCGCCAACCAATTAATGAGAAGCCACTAGCCAACAACTACCCTAAAGGCTAAAGCTATTATTTAAAGCCTAAAAAGAATTCCAATCTTAAAAAGAGGAACAACTGTATAACAACAAATTTagcataaaaagatatttaaaacaTCATACCACATTAAACAAACAACAaactgttttaaaataataatgaaaaataacaaatttaacaatGAAAGAGTGTAATACAGAATTAAGGCACTAAGACCAAGGATCTGAAAAGGGTGTCAACCACTTTCAGCAATGAGAAAGTCCCAGTTTTCTAATGCACTTTTAATGTGAAAACTTTGTTAGTAATAATCtgtcaatatatttataaatgttttttgaaCTATGAGACCTACCTTATTTTTAACCAGCTTCTGGATCCAATTGACTTAAactttcttatttaaaaaagtaagaTATCCTCAAATTCGAAAAACTTGAAACTTGCAAATCAAAATTCACAGGAATTGCCCTCCTTGACGGAAGCTAAGTAGTAGTACTAGTAAAGAGTAGTAGGTGGGAAGAGATAGCTTCTATAAGAGGAAAGGTAACAGAATAAAAGTGAGTGGTATAAGTCTTTGGCGGCAGTTTCACATAAACGGGTTacttaaaatacaaaaactGGTTACTAAAAATAGAAATCTGTTAATCATGATCGACCCTTCTTCTCGGCCTCAGCCTCAGTCTCAGAAGCTTTCTTATTatggacaaaataaaataataactgcACGCAGCCTTTGTGTtgtgtaattaatttatttattgaccTGAAACTACCAAACCACCAGTATTCAAATGGAATCAGGAATCTTTTGGATATtattcaacataaaaaataaaaaaaatcttattgatAGACAACTATATttcaataataaagaaaaacaatatttattctGGTGACAGATTGCGGACCTTGAGAATGATGcgctttttgttttttgtttttttcgaaCCTTAAGCTGTCTCCTTAGGTCattttttcattgaaaaatatttattggataaTTTTGAGATGTCTGCAACTTAaagagagaaaggaagagaTGAGAGATAAATGATTCACTTGATTAATGATGTAGTGTGatagagagaaggaaaaaaaaagaattattaattgagtatttaaaatttgttgttttcaaaatataatcattctttttcattttagtaccatttatacttttttgtttttgtgtatatatttaatatcttacTTTTACAAGATATAaatcatcatatttattttgacACGTTGAACTATtctttataacaaataaaattttatggcAATCGgcaataatagttattttaacgtgttcaatttattaaatttttattttcgttcATAGGAATCGAAAGAATTTACAACAACCCTGTGGGACCTTCCTTGACTCAATATTTTAGGATTAACggaaataaaaattgaagggATTAAACACTAAAGAAATTTTCATCAATGAATGATGAACGCATTATAAGTAAATATGACAtcatattttaatctaaattttaagtttgaagTTTATAGGTATTCTTAatgctaatttttcttttttttttttacataattatttataatcaaatgattaatatattaaaattaaggttGAGTCATTCGGATACTATCTTAGTTCAAttcttgataaaaataatattggtcAAATTTTACTTACCTCTCAATCGAACTTTGAATTAGTCTTCCTTTTTGTTTATGAATTGGAggcttaagaaaaaaatgttaaatttttcatttctattcAAGATTTCATCTCATATTtataatctaatatttattacTCAATAGATAATAAGATAGCTTTTGTTGTATGCATAACATCCAAATTACCAACCAAATCAAAGCCAATAGAAAGCAACCAAGTTTTCAGATtcatcatatttaattaaattttgtttcaattagTGATCTGAATAATTTATTAAAGCTAACTCCGTACGTATGCTCAAATGCTAATTTTGTTCAAGTCATTATCTTTTGTGTCAAAAAATATTGGTGCATTAAAAGAGTGAAAcataatcaatctattgaaaatatcaacaaaaataaattttaacaattttgttgagtttaatttttttcccactGAGATTGTAAAAGCTACATtctcaaccaataaaaaatcacGTATCTATATCTTTTAagttgttattataaaaataaaaataaaacttatcttttaagtagttattataaaaattaaaaaaacttattatacataatgatgttttattaaatgatagtgtaaaaaaCTCTTTGCATTATCaatgcataaattattttctaaattttgttagaaattttttagaaaatgaaaaataattgataactaAAAAATCCAAGGATAATAAGtatttgttagtttgttatttttaaatttagataaatataaatatctccATTTTTGTAAAcaagtaaaacaaaattgttcgTAATGTGCATTATATATtgtaatgtatatattttatcgTTTCAGATAAATACTTATAATCAAATGTAGAGTTTTCAACTTACTAAAAAGTTATATGTTTTTACATCATTTGtttaaaagatttataaaaagtaactatattaaataaatataaaaaaattgaaaatattaaaataaaaaagaagaaaaaaaatgttgcagATCATTTAGTTTGAGGGGAAAATATATTTCCATGAAAATATATCAccatattatcatttatttcttatttaatttaaatgattttttcacAAAACAATAAAAGGGAGATTTTATTATCTCCGCTATTTAATGAACAAGATTTTAAAATCAAGAACAAATCataactttaaattatttataaataaacttttattaaactaaatcactataaatgtttttcatggaaataataattaaaataaatgacgtAATgcttatttatttctaaaaatcagtaggaaaaaaaaaccacaactgatataatgaaagaatttttacattatatataaatatataaaagaatatctATAAAGAGTCTGGAGAAGTCATAGTCCTctttgatgaaattttaattgtattGCTTGTCAATGTaaaagtatataatatttttctttttccaggtCCTCAACCACAAAAATGAAGTGTTTTGTATGCTTTTATCGATGTTATCATTAGTACTTAATAATTAGTTGATTATGTATGCTTTGATTAATTATGTACAACTGTGCAGCCATAATGTGAGAACGGAGAAGGctaatatgtaaaattaaaattcctataaatgtttaaaatcaaataaaatcatttgattTCAAATTGTTTATGTAAAAAGGTAGTTTTCATACCAagttatttaatgatattatatatggtTTAGGcttatattgataatatttttttaattttatttcgttGTCTgggttgatttttcttttcccctCTAGTAGTCTCTAGAGGAAACTTGTACGTATTGTTTAACAAATCCTGTACGTGAGACGTGGGTGTGATTATTGATTTCTTGAGGCGAAAAAGCAAAATATGATGGATTTAAAACTATTTCACGTTACTATCCTAACATGAGATATTTTCAGCGACATGAAAttctcatataaaatataaatatcacaGCAAGTCAAGGACTCCAGAACAGAAATGTATATATGATTCACTTGTTTTCCTTTgtttgtaataataaaaaataaatacagaaaaatttataacaactcacacatcatatttaatcaaatttatttatgatttaaccATGATTTATGAACATCTCTTTCAATATGGTGTAATCTTATATTACGTGCATTATATTCTAAATGCCTGATCCTTTGGATAAAGAAATACTAATTTAGATCAGGGAAGGAAggcttgttttgttttgttcccATATAAAAATAGGGAAAACCACTAACTTTTGAGCATGTTTGagatagtttatttttaaaaaaaaaattaattatttttttagtaaaaagcTGTTTGCAAAAATGTTTTGGACAATAACTGAGATTTGTACAAAGATTTTTTCTCAATAGGTTTTTTCTTGCATCTATGATTTTGatgcttaaaattatttttcaacattttttcgCTCTCTAAAGgacattattttcaaattactcCCAAAGTTTCCAACAACTCTTTTTCCTTTCACCTTTATACTATGTCCTTTTTTCGTAAGTTATTATGTAAAACTGATTTTTTGTTGTatctaaacaaaattaaatcttaaaatcaATCTACTAAATAAGATTCtaattataatcaattataataataataataattgattatatatatataactaattattgaaataatttaatttttcacaatTGTCATTTGtcaagattccatatcatttatTAACGAgttgcttcaatttttttattaaatcatatatatCTTTTACGAGAAAATATTATTCGAGTCAAATAAAATTACTGTTAAGTTCTATATATACTTAACACAGATTAAAGTCGAGATGACTAACTAATTAAGTTTAAACAACTACTGAGACTAGCTTACAAGGCGAGACCACTAGTTATTAGATTTTAACACACCAAGTAAAACACTAGTTAAGATTCTAAAGATATTCTATCACCAGTCTTTTGATGCTTAAGTTTTATATTGATGTAAAGGATACAGTGCCCatctattataattttgaattattaaatgtaattaaaatatgtatctaaattaatatgaattacaaAGTTTACATGAAAACATGTCACATTAAATGAATAACTAGAAATGAAAAGGCAGTAACAATATAAACATAAGTTTCCATTTCACTTTTCTGCTTAGTAACTCTTACCAGTGTTTTCCGTGCGGAACTTTCACCTTATGTCACAGCTAGATTGTAACagaaaaatgttagaaacaCTCTCCAGACATTATTTTCAACACTTTGattgactaattttttttaaaatcactcGTTTTAAAAATGTCAGTGATACTCTCTCCGGCATTATTTTCAACCCTCTTTGATCCGGCATTATTTTCAACACtctttgattgattgaaattttttaaaatcactcATTTTTGTGGATTTCACTTagcatttaataattttctttcctaATTTAGATATGAGACCCATTTTATCCACTAAAATGGGTGATTTATAACTAATTTCAGTCAATTACATAGAAAATATTTGAGAGGATCGCTAACCTTCCTCACTTATAACcaatatttaaaaagatttcTGAAAGCTTCTATTATCACTTTTTAGAAGATACTTGAATTTTgtctttcaaacaaaaataactgtTTATACTTTAGTGTGTTTTCATATTgtttagttttcaaattttgattttttttttatatcaataagaaattttaattattacgtATTTTTAaccataataaaattaatttgactgTAAATCACTATCTTCTCTACGTCAAAGGTAAAATACAACGAGTCTGTACAACAACAACGATTATCAACATCTGAACTGAACACAAGATGAACACATCGATAATATAAACATGCTGCCGCAAAGCTTATAGCTGAGGTTGGCCAGGCAGGAACATAGTTCAAACCTTCAAAACTTACCGTATGAATGCATGGCGTCTTTGTGCAAAAACTGTTGATTTGTTAACTAATAATCATTTAGGTCTCACCAAGTAAGATGCCCATATCTCATTAGCTGGAGGAAGAGGCTGAACCCAGTGCCCTGGTATTCGGCTGGATGAAGTTGCAaggaaacaaaatcaaataagataaatgttttattttaatttttcatactcATTGATTACAATACATAATAGACATTAGCAAAACCAATACAGTTGCAGATAAGCCACATAATAGCGGTGCAATGCTTTAGGATAAGCAATAACTATCAAAAGTCGTAACCACAGCACTAACATGTGAAGTAAGGACATAGGTTGCATAATATAGTGTACAGATCCTTAGTGTCATAAAAGATGGTGGTGACTTTTAGTCAGAGTATTGACCTCTCATGAATATATTCTAATGACTTAAAATCCGGTGTTCTCTTTCTTAAcaaagttttcaaatgcaacCTAAGATATGCCCAAAGCGGTAAAATATTTCCCCAAGCAACTTTGGTATGCCCTTAAAACAAGGGTGACATTACATCGAACATTGAGATCTATAAGTAAAATGTCCCTTAAGGTCACCCCGATTTTTAAGCGAATACCAGACTAACCCAATGAATTAAGTATTAGCAGAATAGTTTCAATGTTCAATTTCTTACCTTCCTCCTGGTCTGATATAGGCATTCCATCCTCTTCTAACCTGCATGATATTGTTCAGCAGCTTTAACATTAACAATCCAGAATTTATAATGAACAAGCAAGTGAATTAAAcataagcataaaaaatataacatcatTAGGCTATTAGTGTACCAATTAAGTAAAATTAGCAGCCTTCAAACACAAAAAGTTGATTAATTACATTTGTATTCTAAGGATAAGTGTTGTTTTGCAAGAGATGtagaatttaataaataaaaatagttgagTTTACCTCAATAAGTGTACCCATATCATTGTTGCTTCCATGATAATAATGGTAGAACTCAATGGGTAAATTTGCCAAAGGATCATCGCTCCTCCACTGATCTGTCCTATTTTACTAGATTTCTTCTCATCAACTGCACCAGATCCCTCTTCAGTCACACTGTGAACTATTTGCTCTTTGCTTTCCTTTACTTCACTATCATCATTGCCTCTTTTTGATAGTTTCCCTTGATTCTGAATAGCTTTCCTGGATTCCTCGGCAGTTGCAATTGCATCTTTAGCAGCATCTGTTTCAACTGCAGCCAAAGCTTCACgctcctcttcttccacagcaGCTTGAACTTTCTCAAGAAACTTGTCATCCTCCTCTGGGAGAAAATGACCTGCATAATTTGAAAAGAAGCATGGAAACATCAAAcatgaaaagaaattaaatgctAAATACGTGAATATTACTAACTTTCGCATACACAAAATGTAAACATATGGAAAACTTTCCAATCAGAATAGCAATCAAAATCATTCCtattatattatcaaattaagAATGCATGGTTtcaaattgataattaacaaaattgtttaatatatttctCATGATACATTTTTAAGGTGAATAGGTAGCTATTtgactataataaaaaatgctAAGCATTGGAGCTTGAACTCAagtaacataatttataaatataattaatcaatcaatcataaacCAGCATTCAGGACTGTGAATTTAaggtaataaattaatataacaagTTCAAAAGTTATATAT encodes:
- the LOC100812527 gene encoding protein NLP9, translating into MEDHVSPEGKEVSCCTPPGAQLEEPTSVDGGMKKSASEDMFSNFSELMNFDTYAGWSNSPSMTDQSLANVFSSFSLAPYPVPDVLNLVEHGNGPFFMTEDSEIHNDMESAPSCGERIIFQQMDFQLGFLDEANDSNSLDSKQKPNGTSQEVNTTDMCNYIISSSPGRSLDDRMLRALSFFMESADGGMLAQVWVPIKHGDEFILSTSEQPYLLDPKLAGYREVSRAFTFSAEGKTQSCPGLPARVFISHVPEWTSNVGYYNKTEYLRLEHARNHEIRGSIALPISDVHSQVPCAVLELVTTKEKPNFDRELEIVSQALQLVNLRTTMPPRLHPQCLSSNKRAALTEIIDVLRAVCHAHRLPLALTWIPCCYSEGIRNETDRIRIKEGHTSPNEKCVLCIEESACYVNDGAVEGFVHACVEHHLEEGQGIAGKALQSNHPFFYTDVKTYDIGEYPLVHHARKYNLNAAVAIRLRSTYTNDDDYILEFFLPVNMTGSSEQELLLDNLSSTMRRICKSLRTVSDAELTGIEGSQGGFPKEKVSGFFPMSRRNSQIAFISDDHDSVLKMSLKASNMRNNGIEAVHSQTMNGSRKQVEKKRSTVENNVSLSVLQQYFSGSLKDAAKSIGVCPTTLKRICRQHGISRWPSRKINKVNRSLKKIQTVLDSVQGVEGGLKFDPYTGGFIAGGSIMQETEAHKYLVFPEKSSVKDPKPATQKKVSVAPAPASTIENSTIKLNDDEGVCLVGNKLVHSRSIPNSNSGEGELKKDNVSSDDSKSMTMNDGSCHKACHWKKTKDCPEQTCSMSLVTDEVEVGVDRVEGADEHNHPTSSSTTNSSNGSGSMMHGSSSCSHENQKYSKVKSNCVDSGSKMIVKASYRGDTIRFKFDPSSGCFQLYKEVATRFKLQNGSFQLKYLDDEEEWVMLVNDSDLQECTEILDDIGTRCVKFLVRDVPCVLSSHGSNSCFLSDSS